From the Mangifera indica cultivar Alphonso chromosome 10, CATAS_Mindica_2.1, whole genome shotgun sequence genome, one window contains:
- the LOC123228405 gene encoding cyclin-T1-3-like isoform X4 encodes MFTLLRDPLLHRGRSPHRPLQLCVCFLLGKLKRLPVHLRMLLLFLMRLYIKRTPLHPRGSDNRRGSHLQILGDIEDWLELYEQQKELVLLGERVVLATLGFDLNVHHPYKPLVEAIKKFKVAQNALAQVGWNFVNDGLIILRAGVIFLTAKFLKVKLPSDGKKVWWQEFDVTPRQLEEVSIQMLELYEQNRAPQSQGSEV; translated from the exons ACCGTTGCAACTGTGTGTATGTTTCTTGCTGGGAAAGTTGAAGAGACTCCCCGTCCACTTAAGGATGTTATTGTTGTTTCTTAtgagattatatataaaaaggacTCCACTGCACCCCAGAGGATCGGACAACAGAAG GGGGAGTCACTTGCAGATCCTGGGAGATATCGAAGACTGGTTG GAGTTATATGAGCAACAAAAAGAACTTGTTTTACTTGGTGAGAGAGTTGTACTTGCCACTCTGGGCTTTGACCTCAATGTTCATCATCCATATAAGCCCCTTGTTGAAGCTATAAAGAAATTCAAGGTTGCACAAAATGCTCTTGCTCAAGTTGGGTGGAACTTTGTAAATGATGG CCTCATCATATTGCGGGCAGGTGTCATTTTCCTTACTGCCAAGTTCCTCAAAGTGAAGCTTCCATCTGATGGCAAGAAGGTCTGGTGGCAAGAATTTGATGTCACCCCACGCCAATTGGAGG AGGTTAGCATTCAAATGCTGGAACTGTATGAGCAAAACAGAGCGCCCCAATCTCAGGGTAGTGAAGTTTAA